In Hyla sarda isolate aHylSar1 chromosome 9, aHylSar1.hap1, whole genome shotgun sequence, the following proteins share a genomic window:
- the LOC130290418 gene encoding cytochrome P450 2F2-like encodes MDLSGILFLLFLFLVTLLFLSQRKLRGKLPPGPTPLPFIGNMHQVKMNDLIKSLVELSKKYGPMYTFYLGSRPTVVMCGYQVLKEALIDNAEEFSGRGEFPAVQMYSKGNGIVYGTGERWRQLRRFAISTLKNFGMGKRSLEERIKEEAQYLIAEFKNSEGKPLDPTFGFSSAGSNIICQLVFGERFEYRDEEFLTLLYLINNSWHLMSSTWGQLLFVFPNIMKRIPGPHRKIYQNYLKLGAFVAKRLRMNKETLDPNNPRDFIDCFLIKIDQEKKNPNSHFNYETMLKTTVNVFFAGTETVGSTLRYGFLIMLKHPEVTEKVQEEIDRVIGRDRCPCMDDRSKMPYTEAVLYEIQRYADIVPMSVPHTVTRDITFRGYHLPEGLNIMPLICTSQYDPTKFKNPSSFDPTHFLDENGLFKKNEGFMAFSAGKRVCLGEGLALMELFIFFTTILQNFNIKPVVDPKDIDITPESSGLGNLPRPYKICLIPR; translated from the exons ATGGACCTCAGTGGAATCCTTTTTCTTCTGTTCCTCTTTCTGGTCACCTTGTTGTTTCTATCTCAAAGGAAACTGAGGGGAAAATTACCCCCTGGTCCCACTCCACTTCCGTTTATCGGGAACATGCACCAGGTTAAGATGAATGACCTCATTAAGTCTTTGGTTGAG CTCAGCAAAAAATACGGTCCTATGTATACCTTCTATCTGGGGTCACGTCCGACCGTCGTAATGTGTGGGTACCAAGTGCTAAAGGAGGCTCTGATCGATAATGCTGAGGAGTTTAGTGGCAGAGGCGAATTTCCAGCCGTCCAGATGTATAGCAAGGGAAATG GTATTGTGTACGGCACTGGAGAAAGATGGAGGCAACTTCGCCGTTTTGCCATCTCTACTTTGAAGAACTTTGGCATGGgaaagagaagtctggaggaaagAATAAAAGAAGAGGCCCAGTACCTGATTGCTGAGTTCAAAAACAGTGAAG GGAAGCCTTTGGACCCAACTTTTGGCTTCAGCTCGGCCGGCTCCAATATAATTTGCCAGTTGGTTTTTGGGGAGAGGTTTGAATATAGAGATGAAGAATTTCTGACTTTACTTTATCTCATCAACAACAGCTGGCACCTTATGAGCTCCACATGGGGGCAG CTTCTCTTTGTATTTCCAAATATTATGAAGCGTATTCCAGGCCCACATAGAAAAATTTACCAAAACTATCTGAAACTTGGGGCTTTTGTGGCCAAGAGACTTCGAATGAACAAAGAAACACTTGACCCAAACAATCCTCGTGACTTCATTGACTGTTTTCTCATAAAGATAGATCAA gaaaagaaaaatcCAAACTCTCACTTTAACTATGAGACAATGTTGAAAACAACAGTCAATGTTTTTTTCGCTGGTACTGAAACAGTTGGGTCGACCCTGAGGTATGGATTCCTAATAATGTTGAAGCATCCAGAAGTAACAG AAAAAGTGCAAGAAGAGATTGACCGGGTCATTGGCCGGGACAGATGTCCATGCATGGATGATAGAAGCAAGATGCCCTACACGGAGGCCGTCCTCTATGAAATTCAGAGATATGCAGACATAGTCCCCATGAGTGTTCCACATACTGTAACAAGAGATATTACATTCCGTGGCTACCATTTACCCGAG GGACTTAACATCATGCCTTTGATATGTACATCTCAGTATGATCCCACAAAGTTTAAAAATCCCAGCTCATTTGACCCAACACATTTCTTGGATGAGAATGGACTTTTCAAGAAGAATGAAGGATTTATGGCTTTTTCAGCAG GAAAGCGTGTATGCCTTGGGGAGGGTTTAGCCCTGATGGAGCTGTTCAttttcttcaccaccatcctccagAACTTCAACATAAAGCCTGTTGTGGATCCCAAGGACATTGACATTACTCCAGAGAGCAGTGGTTTGGGAAATCTTCCACGACCATACAAGATATGCCTTATCCCCCGCTGA